A single window of Halotalea alkalilenta DNA harbors:
- a CDS encoding copper resistance protein NlpE N-terminal domain-containing protein: MRLKVLASAGALAALTALAGCASSPQTPYGKVAGDYAGVLPCADCSGISTQLQMRNDDDIAGTYELRSVREGKSDQVLVTRGNFLVLENAGPQQLPLVYQLKGADGNTIYNLRPLDDGNLVVLDNEMRTSQSGADMTLKRR; the protein is encoded by the coding sequence ATGCGACTCAAAGTGTTGGCTTCCGCTGGCGCTCTCGCCGCTTTGACTGCACTGGCGGGCTGCGCCAGTTCGCCCCAGACGCCCTACGGAAAGGTCGCGGGCGATTACGCAGGGGTGCTGCCTTGCGCGGACTGCTCGGGCATCAGTACCCAGCTACAGATGCGTAACGACGACGATATTGCAGGCACTTACGAGCTGCGCAGCGTGCGCGAGGGCAAGAGCGATCAGGTCTTGGTCACCCGCGGTAACTTCCTGGTCCTCGAGAATGCAGGTCCTCAGCAGCTGCCGCTCGTCTACCAGCTCAAGGGTGCGGACGGCAATACCATCTACAATCTGCGCCCGCTGGATGATGGCAACCTGGTGGTCCTCGATAACGAGATGCGGACTTCCCAGTCCGGCGCTGACATGACCCTCAAACGCCGCTGA
- a CDS encoding GNAT family N-acetyltransferase, with product MLSFREAVSTDLEAILALYSQLVDEDRQLPRSRAKEIFSRIQLCPGHRLLLGISKGAPVCICTLLTIDNLSRGGASYALIENVVTDERHRRCGYARALLDHAVELAWEAGCYKVMLMTGAQDAGTLRFYQRCGFISQKTAFERRRQPVRDES from the coding sequence ATGCTAAGCTTCAGGGAGGCCGTCTCGACGGATCTCGAGGCCATCCTCGCGCTCTACAGCCAGTTGGTCGACGAGGATCGACAGCTGCCGAGATCACGCGCGAAGGAGATTTTTTCTCGAATCCAACTTTGCCCCGGCCATCGGCTACTACTCGGGATATCCAAAGGCGCGCCGGTCTGCATCTGCACCCTGCTGACGATCGATAACCTCAGCCGCGGCGGCGCATCCTATGCATTGATCGAGAACGTGGTCACGGACGAAAGGCATCGCCGGTGCGGATATGCTCGCGCCCTGCTCGACCACGCGGTCGAGCTTGCCTGGGAAGCCGGCTGCTACAAGGTCATGCTGATGACCGGCGCCCAAGACGCGGGCACTCTGCGCTTTTACCAACGCTGCGGCTTCATTAGTCAAAAGACTGCGTTCGAGCGCAGGCGCCAGCCGGTTCGCGACGAGTCCTAG
- a CDS encoding MFS transporter, which produces MTFSSTATGADKSFLRSSLLLGIVLIAANLRAPITALGPVLTELQQHFAMTPAVAGLLNALPLLIFACGSPMAPWLTRRLGLERALFGALCLIAVGCLIRSSGLYSGLWLGTVLIGAGIAVANVLVVPLVKRDFPDHTALCVGLYAATMALVAALASGLAAPLSNLTSYAWRLPLGIWFVLAILAAVCWWPQLKGVHAPTPAKSGTQASHAPAPVWRSAIAWQVSMFMALQTLVFYTLIDWFPSMVSGVGISAAQAGTYLFAYQAIAVVANLVTSVAIKRLHDQRLLGFICSLCICCGVAGLLWAPTWALLWLLFAGVGAGMSMVTCLTLFGLRTRDHHQASSLSGMAQCVGYGLGATGPFLAGWLHDLSGGWHAPLLVLLASACAQIVFAVLAGRNRYVEQSRPG; this is translated from the coding sequence ATGACGTTTTCCTCTACGGCCACTGGTGCCGACAAATCCTTTTTACGTTCTTCCCTGCTGCTCGGCATCGTGCTGATCGCCGCCAATCTGCGCGCGCCCATCACGGCACTTGGACCGGTGCTAACGGAGCTGCAACAGCATTTTGCCATGACCCCGGCGGTGGCCGGTCTGCTCAATGCGCTGCCATTATTGATCTTCGCTTGTGGCTCACCAATGGCTCCTTGGCTGACCCGGCGCCTTGGGCTCGAACGCGCGCTGTTCGGCGCGCTTTGCCTGATCGCCGTGGGGTGCCTGATACGCTCCAGCGGCCTTTATTCCGGCCTGTGGCTGGGTACGGTGCTGATCGGCGCTGGCATCGCTGTAGCGAATGTGCTCGTGGTGCCGCTGGTCAAGCGGGACTTCCCTGACCATACGGCGCTATGCGTTGGCCTTTACGCTGCGACCATGGCGCTGGTCGCGGCCCTGGCGAGCGGACTTGCCGCACCGCTGTCGAACCTCACGAGCTATGCCTGGAGATTGCCGCTAGGTATCTGGTTCGTGCTCGCAATCCTGGCGGCTGTTTGCTGGTGGCCACAGCTCAAAGGCGTTCACGCGCCCACCCCGGCCAAGTCAGGAACCCAAGCGAGCCACGCACCGGCACCAGTATGGCGAAGTGCGATCGCTTGGCAGGTATCGATGTTCATGGCCCTGCAAACGCTGGTGTTCTACACCTTGATCGATTGGTTCCCTTCCATGGTCAGCGGCGTAGGCATCAGCGCGGCTCAGGCGGGTACCTATCTGTTCGCCTACCAGGCTATCGCCGTAGTCGCAAACCTTGTGACGTCGGTTGCGATCAAGCGCCTGCACGACCAGCGTTTGCTGGGGTTCATCTGCTCGCTGTGCATTTGCTGTGGTGTCGCGGGCCTGCTGTGGGCACCGACCTGGGCGCTTCTTTGGCTTCTGTTCGCAGGCGTCGGCGCTGGAATGTCGATGGTCACCTGCCTGACGCTTTTTGGTCTGCGTACCCGCGACCATCACCAGGCCAGCTCACTGTCAGGAATGGCCCAATGCGTAGGCTATGGCCTAGGCGCCACCGGGCCTTTCCTCGCAGGGTGGCTACACGACCTCAGTGGAGGATGGCACGCCCCGCTATTGGTGCTGCTGGCGTCAGCATGCGCACAGATCGTATTCGCGGTCCTGGCAGGCCGTAACCGATATGTGGAGCAGTCACGACCAGGCTGA
- a CDS encoding DUF6152 family protein encodes MRIKKPSAILTGLCLCALLATTAAAHHGWSWAEGELSELTGTIREISFAPPHPSLEVEIEGEVWQVDLGNPNQTQRAGFAQGSAEVGDEVTILGNRSLDESENLIKAVRITVGGQNYDIYPGRIEG; translated from the coding sequence ATGAGGATCAAGAAACCAAGCGCCATCCTTACCGGCCTCTGTCTCTGCGCCCTGCTCGCGACGACAGCCGCGGCCCATCATGGTTGGAGCTGGGCCGAAGGCGAATTGAGCGAGCTGACCGGGACGATTCGGGAAATCTCCTTCGCGCCGCCGCATCCTTCCCTCGAGGTGGAGATAGAGGGCGAAGTCTGGCAGGTCGATCTCGGTAATCCCAACCAGACACAGCGCGCCGGATTCGCGCAAGGGTCGGCGGAGGTCGGCGATGAGGTCACGATCCTCGGCAACCGTTCGCTCGACGAGAGCGAGAACCTGATCAAGGCGGTTCGCATCACCGTCGGCGGCCAGAACTACGACATCTATCCGGGACGGATCGAAGGCTGA
- a CDS encoding DUF6644 family protein — protein MTSLLEWLSEGIVAQALTASPVLYVFANAAHILAIGLLVGAILPLDLRLLGLFKRTPLQLLGPFLSRAAATGAVLAILTGMALFTVRANEYVGNPAFLTKMGLLAAGIANVVLLRIASPWRRTLSEDRGPWSIKLMAAMSFAIWIAAVIAGRWIGFI, from the coding sequence GTGACGAGCCTGCTCGAGTGGCTTTCAGAGGGCATCGTCGCGCAGGCGCTGACAGCGTCTCCTGTGCTCTACGTATTCGCCAATGCCGCGCACATCCTGGCGATCGGGCTACTCGTAGGAGCGATCCTGCCGCTCGACCTTCGACTCCTCGGGCTGTTCAAACGCACTCCTCTACAGCTGCTCGGGCCATTCCTTTCCCGGGCGGCGGCGACCGGTGCCGTGCTCGCGATCCTCACTGGCATGGCGCTCTTCACCGTCAGGGCGAACGAATACGTCGGCAACCCGGCCTTTCTGACCAAGATGGGGCTTCTTGCCGCCGGCATCGCTAACGTCGTGCTGCTGCGTATCGCATCGCCGTGGCGGCGTACGCTTTCCGAGGACCGGGGCCCCTGGTCGATCAAACTCATGGCCGCGATGTCGTTCGCGATCTGGATCGCGGCGGTCATCGCTGGCCGCTGGATTGGCTTTATTTGA